In a genomic window of Arvicanthis niloticus isolate mArvNil1 chromosome 8, mArvNil1.pat.X, whole genome shotgun sequence:
- the Nsun6 gene encoding tRNA (cytosine(72)-C(5))-methyltransferase NSUN6 isoform X3, translating into MTGPRKNIERQQCEVIVGAQCGNAVLRGAHVYVPGIVSASKFMKAGDVISIYSDIKGKCKKGAKEFDGTKVFLGNGISELSRKDIFNGLPDLKGIGIRMTEPIYFSPSFDNVLPSYIFLQNLPSTVVAHVLNPQPGEKILDMCAAPGGKTTHIAALMQDQGEVIALDKISNKVKKLKQNASLLGLHSIRAFCFDATKALKLDTTDGIEGAPPFLPESFDRILLDAPCSGMGQRPNMACTWTLKEVTSYQPLQRKLLNVAVQLLKPGGVLVYSTCTITLAENEEQVAWALRTFPCLQLRPQEPQIGGEGMVGAGLSLEQLKQLQRFDPSVVPLQNMDTDSLRDARREDMIWLANKDCIGFFIAKFLKCQSTEEKVSWK; encoded by the exons ATGACTGGACCAAG GAAGAATATAGAAAGACAACAGTGTGAAGTGATTGTTGGTGCACAGTGTGGCAATGCAGTATTAAGAGGGGCCCATGTCTATGTTCCAGGAATTGTGTCAGCCTCAAAAT ttATGAAAGCTGGAGATGTTATTTCCATATATTCTGATATTAAAGGCAAATGTAAGAAAGGAGCCAAAGAATTTGATGGAACTAAAGTATTTCTTGGAAATGGAATTTCTGAACTAAGCCGCAAAGATATCTTCAATGGGTTACCTGACCTGAA ggGTATAGGCATAAGAATGACAGAACCCATTTATTTCAGTCCCTCATTTGACAATGTTCTACCCAGTTATATATTTTTACAG aatttgCCATCTACGGTTGTAGCTCATGTTCTTAATCCTCAACCTGGAGAGAAGATTCTAGATATGTGTGCAGCCCCTGGGGGCAAAACTACACATATTGCAGCACTGATGCAGGACCAG ggAGAAGTAATAGCATTGGACAAAATATCGAATAAAGtgaaaaaattaaagcagaaCGCTTCGTTGTTAGGGCTTCATTCTATCCGGGCGTTTTGCTTCGATGCAACAAAGGCTCTTAAGCTTGATACGACTGATGGCATAGAAG GGGCACCTCCATTCTTACCAGAATCTTTTGACCGAATTCTCCTTGATGCACCCTGCAGTGGAATGGGGCAGAGGCCAAATATGGCTTGTACTTGGACTTTGAAGGAAGTGACATCCTATCAGCCACTGCAGCGAAAACTCCTTAATGTG GCAGTTCAACTCCTGAAGCCAGGGGGAGTGCTGGTCTACAGCACGTGCACAATAACTCTGGCAGAAAACGAAGAGCAAGTCGCCTGGGCCCTCAGAACATTCCCCTGCCTTCAGCTTCGACCCCAG GAACCACAGATCGGAGGAGAAGGGATGGTGGGAGCTGGCCTGTCACTGGAGCAATTGAAACAACTGCAGCGATTTGATCCCTCTGTTGTGCCACTGCAGAACATGGACACTGATTCTCTCAGAGATGCCAGAAGGGAAGACATGATTTGGCTGGCCAACAAGGACTGTATAGGCTTCTTTATCGCAAAGTTTCTAAAATGTCAAAGCACAGAAGAGAAGGTTTCTTGGAAATGA